In Alphaproteobacteria bacterium, the genomic stretch GGATAGGCAATTACTGGCGCTTTCGGCGCTTACGGATTATTAAGCTTTTTTACGGCCTAATAAGGTTATGGCCAAAAACAAGCAGCATGTCGTTCAGCTTCGCATCATTCCGCGCGAAAAAATCCAGAAAGTCTGGATCATGGATGCGGCCGGGCTCATGCATCTTGATAACCGCCCGACCATCACCGTCTTTTCCGGCTCGCGCGAAGGCAATGAACCGGTTTTTAAGGCAACCGCCTATAAGGTCGGCAAGCTTATCGCCGAGCAGAAATGGCGCGTGGTTTATGGCGGCGGGCCCGGCGGCACAATGGGCGCAGTTGCAGATGGCGCAGCCGACGCCGGCGGCGAAGTTATCGGCGTCACGCCGGAATACTTCCTGAATACCGCCAGCAAGAACCCGAACGAAGGGCTGCATCCGCGCGCGACCGCCTCCATTACCGTTAAATATTTTTCCGAACGCAAAATCGTGATGGACATTCTGGGCGATGCGTTCCTTGCGCTGCCCGGCGGCTACGGCACGGATGATGAAACCAACGAAGCCGTGACGCTGCGCCAGACCGGCATCCACGAAAAACCGACCTACCTGATGAATATTCCTTGCATGGAAGACGGCAAACAGATCGGGTTCTATGATTACCGCATGAAGGATCTGGCGCTGCGCAACAAAACCGGCTTCATTTCCGATCGCCACCTTAAATACGCCAAGCTTGTCGGAACGCCCGAAGAATTCATCAAGGCCGTCAGCCGGGATCTCGGTCTCAACAAGGCCTAGCCCTTCCCTGCTCCGGGCCGCGCGCGACTGAGTATATAGTCGGCCAGCAGCCAGATAAGCCCCGTGCACCCAAGCAGCCAGTTGCCTGTCCGCATAACATCCACCGCGAGCGGCAAGCGGCTTATCATGCCGCCATAACCAACAGAGGCCGGCGGGTTACCCAAAAGCTTGCCCAGCCACCCGGTGCCTGCGCCGCCGAGCTTGCGGCTGATAGATTCGGCGAACGCGCCGATGAATCCGCCGACCGCATGGAAAAAAGTTGTGAAAAAGGCGGCAACGAAATTACCTTGCGTGAAAAGAAACGAGGCAAGTATCAACGCCGCAATACACACGAACCCGCTGCCGAGCCGGAACCTGTTGACCCCATAGGCAAGGCCCGAAAGAAAAAAAACGATGGCCGCTACGGCGGGGATGGGTTCCTGCACGAACTTGCCGATCACATCGCCCTGCGAAAGGATCAGGGGCGAGAAGAACATCAGCACATTGCCGGTATTGTACAAATACCCCGCAACCGCAACCGGTTTGATTGCCATGAAAACCTCTTGTAATATCCGTTTGCCATTCAGCCCGACTTGCTGCTTATTATGCCGTTACGAACGCCAGGAAAGCAATCATGTCCGCCGCCTATCACAAGAAATTCGTCACCACCTGGGAAGAAATCCAGCGCTACAGCATGGCGCTTGCGTGGCGCGTGGGGCCCAAAGCGCCTTCGGGCAACCCGTGGCGCGGCATCATCGCGGTGGCGCGCGGCGGGCTGGTGCCGGCGGCTGCCGTGGCGCGGGAACTGCACATCCGCCTGATCGACACCATCTGCCTGCAAAGTTATACGGGCAAGAAGCTGGGCAAGACGTCCATCATCAAGGATGCGACGCTGGCAACGAACGGCGGCAAGGATTGGCTGATCATCGACGATCTGGTCGATACCGGCCACACTGCCAAGATCGTGCGCAAGATGCTGCCGAAGGCGCATTTCGCCACGCTGTATGCCAAGCCCAAAGGCTTGCCATATGTCGATAGTTATCTCATGGAATTCAGCCAGGATACCTGGATCTATTTTCCATGGGAAGTTGAACAGCAATACAAGTCAAACGAATAGGGTAACCGCATGACTGTTTCCAATTTCGATCTGGTTGTTATCGGCGCCGGCCCCGGCGGCTATGTCGCTGCCATTCGCGCGGCCCAGCTGGGCATGAAGGTCGCTTGCGTCGAAGCGCGCAAGGCTCTGGGCGGCACCTGCCTGAATGTTGGGTGTATCCCGTCCAAGGCGCTGCTTACCAGTTCGGAAAAATATGTGGAAACCAAAAGCCACCTTGCCGTGCACGGCGTGAAGGTGGGCGATGTCTCGCTCGATCTCACGGCCATGATGGCGCACAAGAACAAGGTCGTGAAAGACAACACGCAAGGCATCGATTTCCTGTTTAAGAAAAACAAGGTCGCGCGCTTTACCGGCAAGGGCCGCATTCTGTCCGCCAATACCGTAATGGTCGAAGGCGAAGCCGGCAAGGAAACGCTGACCACGAAGAACATACTTATAGCCAGCGGCTCCGAAAGCACGCCATTAAAGGGCATCACGGTCGATGAAAAGCGTATCGTCACCTCCACCGGCGCGCTGGAGCTTGAAAGCGTGCCAAAAAGCATGGTCGTGATCGGCGGCGGTGTGATCGGGCTTGAGCTTGGCTCGGTCTGGCAACGTTTGGGGGCGGAAGTCACCGTGATTGAATTCCTTGACCGTATCCTGCCCACGAATGACGGCGAGGTTTCCAAAAACATGCAGCGCATCCTCGGC encodes the following:
- a CDS encoding TIGR00730 family Rossman fold protein — encoded protein: MAKNKQHVVQLRIIPREKIQKVWIMDAAGLMHLDNRPTITVFSGSREGNEPVFKATAYKVGKLIAEQKWRVVYGGGPGGTMGAVADGAADAGGEVIGVTPEYFLNTASKNPNEGLHPRATASITVKYFSERKIVMDILGDAFLALPGGYGTDDETNEAVTLRQTGIHEKPTYLMNIPCMEDGKQIGFYDYRMKDLALRNKTGFISDRHLKYAKLVGTPEEFIKAVSRDLGLNKA
- a CDS encoding xanthine phosphoribosyltransferase, which translates into the protein MSAAYHKKFVTTWEEIQRYSMALAWRVGPKAPSGNPWRGIIAVARGGLVPAAAVARELHIRLIDTICLQSYTGKKLGKTSIIKDATLATNGGKDWLIIDDLVDTGHTAKIVRKMLPKAHFATLYAKPKGLPYVDSYLMEFSQDTWIYFPWEVEQQYKSNE